In the Punica granatum isolate Tunisia-2019 unplaced genomic scaffold, ASM765513v2 Contig00443, whole genome shotgun sequence genome, ACTTCGTACTAGAATTTGTGTCAAATCAATagtttatgcattttttaattaaggaaaaaatcgTACCAAATTGATAAAgtgttgatttatttatttatttatttatttttggttattaACACAGTACATTATACTTCACAAGCAAGCGGGTGACTAATGAATTTAGAATCCtctatatatttcttcatGAGCCGACAATGGTGCTTCATCTTTCATTGTTAAACTAGTGTTCGGTGATGGGTTAATGATCTTTGTTGTGGTCATTCCGAGAACTGCGATGGTTTCTAAAATCACAGATAAGATGTATAGTATAGGTTGATGCCTTGGAGTGACATATAAGTAAACTTCTCTGTAATTTTGTTTGTTCCATAAGCTCTCAAATGGAACTTTATCTGGGATTACGAGACCTATGCTTATGGCAAATTCAAAGGATTCTAGGACTGACCCATGTTAATCCAACAAGAGTTCATCATGAACCCGTTCTGTTCATCAATATGATGTCTCCCTTGGCTAGCAAAACCAGCCAAGCCTTGTATTCAACATCAAAACAATGTCTTACTGAGCTTGTAATAGTCGGAAATCAAACCTCTTCCTCCATTGCCCTTCATCTATTCATATCTTCCTCATATCACAAGGGAATGAGAAGCTCCGAGAACATAGAATGCAGAATATTGAgagaacatgcaagcaaaagATGATTGAGTTCTCAAAGTTCAGGCCGTAAATTCTTTCTAAACCAGTAGAAGCTTTGTAGGAACCACGAAACAATGGTTCAAACATCGAGCtcaaaaagagaaacaagaGACACAAAGCGACCAACATACTAGACACTGACTGGAATGCTTACCTTCCTGGGAGGATGAACCACATTCTTGTTCCCAAGGAAGGCATTACGGGAGATGTCCACAAGGGCCTTGAAGCTAAGTGGCTCATGCATGGACAATTCTGACAGAACTTTCCAGTTCAGCTGGATGTTCTCCTTCATCAACCCGTGCATGAAGTTACCGTAATTGACCTGAAAATCAGTACAAATGGTCGTAAGACTATGAGATTATATGCAAAAGTTCATCCACTGCAAATGCCCGTGttgttttggaaaaaaattaatatgttgaTGAGGTAAATAACCAATTTCAAGAAAACAATTGGTGCTCAAGCACAAGCCAACAATTATCTAATAAAAACCACCCAAATATCCAACAAATAGTTCATGTTAAAGTTCCGGTATAACATCTGTGCTTAACCATGACATATACACGCATATATAAGAAATGCTAAGATGATTTGCATGGCTAGTTTGAAATCTCAAAGGACTAAAGTTTCTTGAATCCTTAAAAACCGCTATTTCTTATCCTCCAATAGAACTTCGGCTTACACAGCAGACAGGGGATGAAAGTCATTAACTGAAAATGTTTTTTAACTCCCATTGAAGCAGAAGATACCGTTTTTACATCTTAGTTCTCATCTCAGCGTTCATGAAAGACCTTCTATAGCAGTTGATGTTACTCATGAAAAACCTATTTCTTTTGATATATGAGTCAAACATGGCATCAAGAGAATGTTCAGAAAGTAGAAAAGCCAAGTCGGAACGAGCACAATGAACTACTTTCCATGCCTTACAGGCAAAGAATACTCATCAACCACACCACAATACTCATCTCTACACTTGGGAGATTCATGGATGAAGCTTACTCATCCCGGCAAGGGTAAATAACATGATATCGTCAACGGTATTATCCAAAGTTCCATTTAGCTCATATTCAGAATAAGTGCTTCAAGCCGATAAACGAAACGAAATATATGAGACACAAGTAGGGCAAAAATCATTGAAAATTTAGAACAAGCAGTCTTtcgatatatatgtaaaaaagaaaagtcggACGGTACGTACTGAGTGGAAGCGAGTGCCGGCGTTGATGCGCTGGATCCAGAGAGACTGCATATCACGCTTCTTGTTGCGGCGGTCTCTGTAGGAGTACTGCTGGGCCTTCTCGACCCTCTCCCTCGCGATTCTAATGCAGTTCTTCGCCCTGCCTCGGAAACCCTTGGCCAGGTTGAACACCTTTTTCTTGTTCATCTTCCTTTTCCtgctttccttctctttttctgtGAACCAATCCTTTTACACCTCGCAGAAGAACAACATTTAACTTGCAATCAGGCAAGAAACTTCGTAAATCCATCTACCTTCTCCCCTA is a window encoding:
- the LOC116190455 gene encoding uncharacterized protein LOC116190455, encoding MNKKKVFNLAKGFRGRAKNCIRIARERVEKAQQYSYRDRRNKKRDMQSLWIQRINAGTRFHSVNYGNFMHGLMKENIQLNWKVLSELSMHEPLSFKALVDISRNAFLGNKNVVHPPRKVSIPVSV